One genomic segment of Microvirga ossetica includes these proteins:
- a CDS encoding helix-turn-helix transcriptional regulator: MDNTVDNQAPDRSQLEQIIAGLTEGVILVEPDQTITYANQAALEMHGVTSLDALGRTVDEYQGNFVLHYRNNRPLYPDRYPIERVIAGEVFDDVVVVVAHKDNPDRDWAHRIRSLVITDQHGDPDCLVLIVHDVSGQVEAENRFERTFGANPAPAVICRLTDLRFIKVNEGFLQLTGYKREDVLGHTVYEIDVLERAERRELALERLRSGATISQMEACLTVPSDPGGRQVVVAGQPIEVGDEPCMLFTFADLEPRRKAETALRHSEERFAKAFRLAPVPTTIASADDQRLIEVNEAFSKVLGYEAQDVVGRPAHDLGLWADDAERQRFETELRRKGTVRDFEARLRVKGGDDIECLISADTITLSDRACILCCFQDITARRRSEEDLVKAIEAVMADASWFSRGVVEKLAALRHPPRPGQSPAQAAASMADLTAREREVLALVCQGKSDAEIATELKLARNTVRNHVASLYQKIGVNRRSALIVWARERGIGSDGVAAKLPRGRKTGSREPSQLVRNNQPK, encoded by the coding sequence ATGGACAACACCGTGGACAATCAGGCTCCTGACCGATCGCAGCTGGAACAGATCATCGCCGGCCTGACCGAAGGCGTGATCCTGGTCGAACCGGACCAGACCATCACCTACGCCAATCAGGCAGCGCTGGAGATGCATGGCGTCACGAGTCTCGATGCGCTCGGCCGGACTGTCGACGAGTATCAGGGCAACTTCGTTCTGCACTACCGCAACAACCGGCCGCTCTATCCCGACCGCTATCCCATCGAACGAGTCATCGCGGGCGAGGTCTTCGACGATGTTGTGGTCGTGGTGGCCCACAAGGACAACCCTGATCGGGACTGGGCACACCGCATCCGCAGCCTCGTCATCACCGATCAACACGGCGATCCAGACTGTCTTGTGCTTATCGTCCATGACGTCAGCGGGCAAGTGGAGGCCGAGAACCGCTTCGAGCGCACCTTCGGGGCCAACCCTGCCCCAGCCGTCATCTGTCGCCTCACGGACCTGCGCTTCATCAAGGTCAACGAGGGCTTCCTGCAACTCACCGGATATAAGCGCGAGGACGTGCTCGGCCACACCGTCTACGAGATCGATGTGCTCGAACGCGCCGAGCGCAGGGAGCTTGCGCTCGAGCGGTTGCGCTCAGGCGCGACCATCTCGCAGATGGAAGCGTGCCTCACTGTTCCGAGTGACCCAGGAGGACGCCAGGTGGTGGTGGCGGGCCAGCCGATCGAGGTCGGTGACGAACCTTGCATGCTGTTCACTTTCGCTGACTTGGAGCCGCGGCGGAAGGCCGAGACGGCGCTGCGTCATTCCGAGGAGCGGTTCGCCAAGGCGTTTCGCTTGGCCCCCGTGCCCACCACTATTGCCTCGGCCGACGATCAACGGCTGATCGAGGTCAACGAGGCTTTCAGCAAGGTGCTGGGCTACGAGGCGCAGGACGTGGTCGGCCGTCCGGCCCATGACCTCGGCCTCTGGGCCGACGATGCGGAACGGCAGCGCTTTGAGACGGAACTCCGCCGGAAAGGCACCGTCAGGGACTTCGAGGCCCGCTTGCGGGTGAAGGGCGGTGATGACATCGAGTGCCTCATCTCGGCCGACACCATCACCCTGAGCGATCGGGCGTGCATCCTGTGCTGCTTCCAGGACATCACCGCGCGTCGGCGCTCGGAGGAGGACCTCGTCAAAGCGATCGAGGCGGTGATGGCGGACGCGTCCTGGTTCAGCCGTGGCGTGGTCGAGAAGCTTGCTGCCCTTCGCCATCCGCCCCGGCCGGGTCAGTCGCCGGCCCAGGCCGCCGCCAGCATGGCCGACCTGACGGCGCGGGAGCGCGAGGTACTGGCCCTCGTCTGCCAGGGCAAGAGCGATGCCGAGATTGCAACCGAGCTCAAGCTCGCCCGCAACACGGTGCGCAATCACGTCGCCTCGCTGTACCAGAAAATCGGGGTCAACCGGCGCAGCGCTCTGATCGTCTGGGCGCGGGAACGCGGCATCGGCAGCGATGGTGTCGCGGCAAAGCTGCCGCGCGGGCGAAAAACGGGTTCAAGAGAACCAAGCCAACTAGTCAGAAATAACCAGCCGAAATAA
- a CDS encoding YidB family protein — MGLLDSILGNMMGAGGASAQGRYGATSPIVKALMMLLAAKAFQQHRSGQQGGGMGGGLGDILGGQGGLGGMLGGRNGGLGGEMPGGLDGALPGGLGGLLGALLGGGGGSGGGLGGLLDQFRQNGYGDHVDSWVNTGQNQRLGPDDLSQALGPDTLDELEQKTGMPRQQLLSELSEELPDAVDQFTPDGRLPTDQEVSSRWV, encoded by the coding sequence ATGGGACTGCTTGATTCAATTCTGGGCAACATGATGGGAGCCGGAGGCGCCTCGGCACAGGGACGCTACGGGGCGACCTCGCCGATCGTCAAGGCGCTGATGATGCTCCTGGCGGCCAAGGCCTTCCAGCAGCATCGGTCCGGGCAGCAGGGTGGCGGCATGGGCGGCGGGCTCGGGGACATCCTGGGTGGTCAGGGAGGCCTTGGCGGCATGCTCGGAGGCCGGAATGGAGGTCTCGGCGGTGAGATGCCTGGTGGTCTTGACGGCGCGCTCCCTGGAGGGCTGGGTGGCTTGCTGGGTGCGCTGCTCGGCGGAGGCGGCGGCTCTGGGGGTGGACTGGGTGGCCTGCTTGATCAGTTCCGTCAGAACGGCTATGGCGATCACGTGGATTCGTGGGTCAACACAGGCCAGAACCAGCGTCTCGGACCGGACGACCTGTCCCAGGCGCTCGGGCCCGACACGCTCGACGAGCTGGAGCAAAAGACCGGAATGCCGCGTCAGCAACTCTTGTCGGAGCTCTCAGAGGAACTGCCTGATGCGGTTGACCAGTTTACGCCCGACGGTCGCCTGCCGACAGATCAGGAAGTCTCCTCCCGCTGGGTTTGA
- a CDS encoding DUF2382 domain-containing protein: MADPAHASSAPPDDDEPVPGLDDASRSGVCTVSEEVIPLVEETATVSTRQAVTGRVRVRITDTIEELAHAEVLQETVEVTRVPVDKVVEIAPEIRTEGDVTIVPVLEEELHIRRRVKSEAVEVPVTLRKQRAIVERLVPDAPEPDGHTTS; the protein is encoded by the coding sequence ATGGCCGACCCAGCCCATGCCTCGAGCGCGCCACCGGACGATGATGAACCTGTGCCCGGTTTGGACGATGCGTCCAGAAGCGGGGTCTGCACTGTATCCGAGGAGGTCATTCCGCTCGTCGAGGAGACCGCCACCGTCAGCACGCGGCAGGCCGTCACTGGACGCGTGCGCGTGCGGATTACCGACACCATCGAGGAGCTCGCGCATGCGGAAGTGCTGCAGGAGACTGTGGAAGTGACCCGTGTGCCCGTCGACAAGGTCGTCGAGATTGCACCCGAGATCAGAACCGAGGGCGATGTGACCATCGTGCCAGTGCTCGAGGAGGAGCTGCACATCCGACGCCGTGTCAAGTCAGAGGCCGTCGAGGTGCCGGTTACCCTGCGCAAGCAGCGCGCCATCGTGGAGCGGCTTGTTCCCGATGCGCCAGAGCCTGACGGACATACAACTTCATGA
- a CDS encoding DUF6789 family protein, producing the protein MINIGKGIIAGLVAAAVVSATVFLGSLIGVLPAPDPVRVASGIMLSPPGLGWVVHFAVGTFLWGPVFAVVSPVLPSPFWFKGVTFGMLAWLLMLFVTWAADPIALPQPSLEPVLLHLLFGAVLGSLYGTLLDRRERQVSTRGATLTGR; encoded by the coding sequence ATGATCAACATCGGCAAGGGCATCATCGCAGGGCTCGTCGCCGCAGCGGTGGTCTCAGCCACCGTTTTCCTCGGCAGCTTGATTGGCGTCCTCCCGGCGCCCGATCCGGTCCGCGTCGCAAGCGGGATCATGCTCTCGCCGCCCGGGCTCGGTTGGGTGGTGCATTTCGCCGTGGGCACATTCCTGTGGGGGCCAGTTTTTGCGGTGGTGAGCCCGGTCCTGCCCTCGCCCTTCTGGTTCAAGGGCGTGACATTCGGCATGCTCGCTTGGCTCCTGATGCTCTTCGTGACGTGGGCCGCCGATCCGATTGCTCTCCCCCAGCCCAGCCTCGAACCCGTCCTGCTCCATCTTCTCTTCGGAGCCGTGCTCGGGTCCCTTTATGGGACATTGCTGGACAGGAGAGAGCGTCAAGTCTCAACCAGAGGCGCAACACTGACCGGCCGGTGA